Below is a window of Leguminivora glycinivorella isolate SPB_JAAS2020 chromosome 11, LegGlyc_1.1, whole genome shotgun sequence DNA.
ttgtgttcattagaactagaaacctttatagtttcgccatgtctgtctgtccgtctgtccgttcgtccgtccatccgtccgtccgcggataatatcagtaaccgttagcactagaaagctgaaatttggtactaatatgtatatcaatcacgccgtcaaagtggtaaaataaaaagtggaaaaaatgttttgttagggtaccccctacatgtaaagtggggaatgattattttttttcattccaaccccaacctgtgataatatattgttggataattataaaaattactacgggcttactaaaatcgtttttttgataatattaatgttttcggaaataatcgctcctaaaggagaaaaaaaatgtgtgtagGCGGGAGGATGGCAACCTGTAattacaatgtcacaatttctttTCCTTACAACCCATtaattgccaaaagtggcactgaaacttgagtagtttcatgtgctctgcctacccctttatgggatacaggcgtgattgtatgtatctaTGCAACTGTGTGACACTACATATTCGCTAACGTCTTTACAACGAAGGCCGGCAAcaaacagtcttaaaaattcataatcttataaaagatttctatgcaaattgacactgacggatctgtcagtgtcagtttgaactgtcagttagcatacaatttttttttaagattatgaatttttaagactgtctgttgccggccgaAGTCAGGGTTGAAAAGGCCGGTGAGTTAATGGATCGGAGACTATGGAGTATGGAACTGAcgaatcaggccccgtagccgaatggcatttctccgacgccaaacgaaaacgaaacgccgcgccatttagtctggctctgtcgcgccaatacgcgagagcgatagagatagatatctactagcgtttcgtttcgtgagcgtttcgtgagtttttgtgccattcggctacgcaccccggggttacgccgtggcttgcgtggacgacggtcgcgcgacggcgatgcgacgccaCAAAATCAAACCTTCGATATCTATGGAAGTAggcgatgcgacggcgacggtcgcgcgacccacgcaagacacggcgtttgGAGTCCAAACAATGCCACCCgcggaacctccttctggctatttttggaaaaatgtcagtcgggttgtagctttatattatatagatagatagcaCACTCACTTGAACTTGACAGCTGTTGCAAATTTAAACTCATAACCTACTGTTTTCAGTAGGTAATGTTAACATAACAGTTCCGTTTATTTCTGTTGGTTGGTAATgttgcacgggaagcatggtcacgcgatagacgataaaatatcaagccgtccctatcgcacttacaaatagtgcgatagggacggcctgctattttatcacttatcgcgcgaccatatttGCCTGCCTGGTCATTGCCTATGATATTTGAACGCATTATATAGCGTTTATGGTATTTGGgtagataaaatattttttttaagtatatgcGTTACCAATGGATATATATGTTTATagtctaaaaatatatatattataagtattttatttcatcCCTTTTGAAGTCGGGtatctttttttattaaaaagtttttattcaCTTATTTAAATAATCGATTAATGTTTATTGGAATTTATTATGATTTTTCTACGGGTTTTCAACATTGGGTATTCTATAAATCCGAATCCTTATTTAAAAATCACCGCGTTTCAGAAGTGCAGCTCCCGCTTTTTGCATTACGGCACCTGGCATCACTGTGTAGGCCGTCGCCGTCGCCGACGCCGACAGGACAGCACTTGCTCGTAACAGTCGTGACTGACGCTCGTTCGATCCGGCCGCCATTACCGCCGTTGTTAAATTACATGTTGGCTTATTCCGTTTTAGTGTGGTGTTGTAATTTGATTGAATTTAGTGTCGAAAATGGCAGAAGCCGCTGAAGTGTGCAGCGAAGAAGAAGACAACAGGATTATAGGATTAAATTATCTAAATGAATGGGGTTTATCTCCAACCACTATACAACGTTTCGCGGGtgtgttttttaaaataattattgcatCATTATTCCCTACTTATCTAATTATGTATCTAATTGTGTGATCAATGTATGTATTGTAGGCACTAGTAAGTATGTGATTTCTCTTTTATAATGCTTGGATCCTATTGAGTTTTAATATTacgtaatttaaaaatgtacgaATTCCAGAACGAACTTTAGTAAGGACTAAACTTGTTTGTTCGCACTTGGTCTTATCTAAGAATTAGACAACTTACGActaatcatatttttaaaaattatgtttgtaGAGACACAAACATGCGGCGGTtacaaaacaaaatacttaATTCTACAAAATCAACAAAAGTAATTCTTAGGTACATGTTACCAAACTGTCACTTTTAGCAAACTAAAATGGCGTCTcttgttaacccccgacgcaaaaacgacggggtgttataagtttgacgtgtctgtctgtctgtctgtctgtctgtttgtctgtgtgtgtgtctgtctgtggcaccgtagctcccgaacgggtgaaccgatttcgatttagtttttttgtttgaaagctgagttagtcgggagtgttcttagccatgtttcttgaaaatcggtccaccatgtcgcggtcgggggtttttcaaaattttaattttgtggttatttttagATAATGACATTGGTTTCACGTTAATGGAAGAGATTCAGGACGCTGAATTAAAGGAATTAGTGCCAAATTTAAAAGAAAGGATTTTATTCAAGAAAGGGCTCCAAAAAATACGTGGGATTATTCATGTAAGTATTTACCTAGCTGATTATTATGTTCTCGTgctgaaattattttttcagtagagatggtgtttttttttttacacactagtgcgagaagtgcttCATTTCTtgttaggtcgaaacttcggagggccatctgtactgaaaaacgtcgtacgatacacgtgcgaaaaggaacttccttttttcgcactcgtatcgtaatgtacttgtGTGTTGTTGTATCGTGTTCTTCTACATGACTAATGGAAATGGTGGTGGAATGCATAATATGCCCAAATGATTTGAGGATCTTTTTGCAGCATCATGGTTGAAAGGTGCTTGGAGATTCTAAACTCTCTCAAAATGGACTTGTTAGTTCTATGGtatttacaaatataatatttaaacaaaCACCCATTTATTGTATCATAGTTGTTGGCGTTCTGtagagacgaccggtctggtgtaGTTGCTAGTGGTCTAAACTGATGGTCCTGGTTTccaatcccgataagggcatttatttacatgtgtgatgaacacggatatttgttcctgtcatggatgttatttatgtacatattcataattcatcattcaattatgtatgtatttctacctataattataagtatgttTGTCGTCGCCTGGCATACTCCTGGcacgcttagtttggggctgcattgatctgtgtaaagtgtctccataatatttattatttattatttctgcCTACCATAATGGGATTCAGGCACTTTGTTTTGTATTatcttgtaaaaaaattaccatttgtTTTTCCAGGAAACTGCGTCTGAAGATACAGCTTCAATAAGCGATGAGTTGGTTTCACCGAGCTCGCCGTCAAGCACCATTAGCTCCGGAATAAGTGAATGGGGCACAGAGAAATCTCATGTAAGTTTTTATGCATTTTAATTACGTCGAGAATAGTTTTATTCCTGCatctaattattttattttatttctctaTTAGGAACAAATTGATTTGAAAGATATTCTGAAAAATACAAGTTTTGGCGAACTGTGTCTTGCATCTCCAGACAAGCCCCTCGATAATGCAGCAAGGAACCAAATAGTTCGAATCATTGTAGAATATCACATCAAACACTACAAAAGAATGACCAGTCAAGATTTTGACACATTGTCCAATCAAATAGTAAAGCTGTTTCCTTCAGAATACAAGGTTCAAATAAGTATTAATTTTCGcaaaatagtagtagtagtgacATAGTAGGTAGAAGTCGCGTCGTAttcagggttcgaggatatacactacacagtgtttttttttttaagtaggacAGTATGGGGAAATCGGAAACCATAGAAGATACAGAGAAACTGTCTATTAAGGAAACACTTAATGACAAAACCCCTTccttttgtaataataaagattaaaaaaaaaaagtattatttgaACGTGacatttgaatttggaacgttttatttaatatcaaaaGGATTTAATTTAAGAATTAAGGACCTCCATGTTACCACCGCGTTGTTTAGTTGACCAAAACTTTGACTATACCTACTCCAAAATTGTTTTCACaaaaaaatacctaatgttTCCTTAGACAGTTTCCCTGTATCTTCTATAGTTTCCGATTTCCCCATACTGTTCCACGTTACAAAAAAACACTCTGTATATCAATAGATATACATCAAGCTGGGTTCGACGATATATCAAAGATTTTGTGTTTTTGTTGATTTTGCCTGTTAATAGAAGAAGATTGCCCGTGtggtaacgggttaagaattttcaacaccccttttcttcccgtgggtgtcttggaaatcgactgtgggatatgggttaaattgtagcgtaTTTTCGAACCCTGGTCGTATTAGTATGTAGTTATATTAGTGGTagttgtagtagtagtaacaacaggcggtcttttCTCTAAAAAGTGAGTAGTAGTTCTCCGAGagcacggggacaacgccgtccctgaaacgttggaggtcagtttaatatgtagtcagtTATACGCTATTAAGTCcccattaaaaataattacacaaataaatgagtttttactttataatatatatagggaTGTTAATATATTAGATGATTTGTTTATGTTTCAAATATGTAGTTAATTTGATAAATTTTATAGccatttgaaataattttacactttttttttccgtCGTGGCTGAATGCCGATGGATCTGTACCTTTGATGCCTAATCTgtcaaaaaattacaatatagcGGAAGAATGTTTAAAATGTCACCGTATTTAAGAATTATTTTGCttaaatttaagtatttacttTGCAAGAGTGTTAAAAACTTTGTGTAAATCCCGGGCGGTAAAAGGATTGCAAACTTGAGCCATTAAAGCATATAGGCTCGCTTTAGCAGTCGTCCTTTCCTTTTCGCCCTTAATAAACAATCTAATGAAACAGACAAATTACAGGAGACATATTACATCCCCAGTCGGAGAGTAGGAGAAAAAACATATATTCCTGCACAAGCGAAACTACCTACTCGCTACCGTAATCAGATAAGAGTACTAAGGAAAGCTGGAGTAAAACCACTACCCACCAGCAGTGACAACAGTTCCGATACCAACGATGATAACATTCCAGGTAGGCATACTGATGACATTTGATGTGTGTATTCATAGAGGTTTTATGTCATGgttcttttatttattgtatactattattatttattgatcatgggagcctggggtccgctttgacaactaatcccaatatttggcgtagacacgagttttacgaaagcgactgccatttgaccttccaacccgatgggTAACTAGACTTCATTGGGATTAGTCCCGTTtatcctcacgatgtttttcttcaccgaaaagcgactggcaaacatcaaatgacatttcgcacataagttccgaaaatctCATTAGTAGAAGacggggatcgaacccgcgacctccggattgaaagtcgcatgctcttaccactaggctaccagagcttttattatttattgttcatgTGGGTAATTTTTCATAACCAGGTTCCAGTGCTGCTGGTATTTCACCAGAAGTGGCCGAGGAATACAAGTTGTGGTTGAAATTTAACAAAGAACCATGGACAGACATTTTGGATAAGTGGAACCAGACGAGAAAATACAGACTGGCATATATTGCTGAAGAAAGATATACAATCCTCGATATCCTTACAGAATGGCCTAGCCTTAAAATGAGCCTAGGATATAAATtggtatgttttttttgtattatactGGATTCAGCGGTATTCAAATTAACCATTTCAGTACTTATTacgattacgtaaaagtaaactttaaaaatatttgttgctgtttttaagtcattaatttataataaaatatggtagtaatattttatttcggttaattggacagtacttaatcatatgtataagacagactttaaaataaaaaagggtcaagtagcctatacgtCATCGATATGTATTTGGATTCACATGCGTCATATGGCTTTCAGGTTGAAGCAGATTTTGACGCTATGCATCCACATTGCGAacttaatttgtttaaaaaatggcCATTATTTATGGCAAAAGCAAGACCCATATTGAAAAATCTTAAATCACCTGATGTCAATTTACTGGATGAAGAACTTGAAGAAGGTAAGTTATTTATgtgggagtgattatcttttgttcgtttttatagccgacagctcatagtttactagctcgcggtgggaccagtgccttaagtaATAATAGTTTTATGTATAACGATTTCtagcatatttattatcagcTATAGCGTTTTATCAGCTATATACCCTCTGCAACAAAGCcccaaaatagtttagtttacgTTTcattatgtacagtcagctgcagagaaaagtagacacccttgcatacaaatttgtaactTTATTTTGGGCTTCATTGCAGAGGGTATGGCTGATAaaacatacaaatttgtatgcaagggggtctacttttctctgcagcggACTGTACGTACAtgtgtatttaagtatgttgtACGTCTGTACTTGGGTGTTTATAGATGCCTACTTTTTTTATAGACACATACGTGTATATCTCACAACTGCTTGTCTTTGCccatatgtatataagtacttataatcttcataagtaatttataattattcttTGTTTCATTTAGATGCCAGAGACTACATTTTCTTCAAATTAATGTCGTACAAGATGCCGCCTACGGTTAAAGTGCCAATAAAagaaaatggaaaaaaacgattttacaAACCCAGCATTGTGGAGTCGcagaattcatttattttacacgTTACGGTGAGTACTGTATTAAGAGTAAATAAGTTATCCGGGATGGGTTCAGATCGGGTCGCATATAATTTAttgttataatatatatatcttctacgttttattccaaaaattTGTTTTGATTTCTTATGTGTCATTCAAAACTTATTAGAAGTTTACATTTGCAAAATATAGGCTTACAAGTTACCATGTACAGAACGGCGCATGCGCCGCCGATCCGCTTTGAAAACGCTCGCGATCTTCTCTCTGGTTAGAACTGTAATTACCTATCATGCTatggaataaaccggtttattctgTTCTAAACCgattaatcgaacgaaacctttatgaaagcgcTCCCTTAaaaacggtttgaaaatttaaccggtatctGAGCCCTGCCGCCACCATTGTGCTCCGCTAACGCttcgctctcaaaacgcgctagtgtggccgagctttaaagtAGTAAAAAACATCAGCACCGAACGTCATCTCTAAGAATCGCCCACAGTATAATGTTTTTGTTGCAGAACCAGAGTGAAATTAAAACCAAACTGGAGCAATACCAGAAAATGCATCTAGCCAGAGGAACCACTTTCCAACCGCTGGTGATTGTTGTCGGACCAACGAGCAGGGACTTGCAACATTTCTACGTAGCAGTTGAATCAGTTCTCTACAAGGTAGACCAACTGCTAAAAGCTGTCGATGTGtgctttaaattatttaatactgtAAATTTGCAGTACCCACTAGAATGTTTAAGTGTATGGCAATTCATACAACGTTTTTTCTATGACTTTCAAAACAAAAATGACAAGAAGATCTCCTGTGTCTATTGTTTCATATCGGATCTGATGTAACTGAGTAGGTATCTTTCAAAAACTAAAGAAATTCTTGTGGTTTGGGATAGTAGTCTAGTGACGATGTTTATTTGTTTCAAGTGTTTGTTTGAAACAGCAAACCATCAAGATCTTATTCACCATTTGAAATTTAGTCACGATCTATATGATAACTCGATTTATCGATGTGCACAATCGAATTGTTTCAGAGAATTTCAATGTTTACGTTCCTTTCGTCGTCATATAATTAGTCATAATGTCTCGGACCGGAACATATCTTCAGAATTTAACCCGCCACTTAACTTTAACACTGAGAACGTTATAGATAATACTCCGGATACGTGTAGCGTTAATGTATGCTGTAGTAGTCTGCAACCCACATCTGAAAGTTTAATTAATAAAGAAGAAAGTTTACGGAAGTCTACTGCAGCATTTGCATTATCGTTGTATAGCAATCCTTATTTAAATCGTAAATGCGCTAGGAAAATTATGGACGACGTTTCAGAACTAGTAACTGGTGTCATTGGAACTATATTGTCTGAATTCTCACCTAATGACCAAACATCGAATAAAAACATAGTTGAAGCAATTTCCCATTCTTTTGACGGCTTGGATACTGAAAGCCAAGTCATTAAATATCTTTCTGACCTTAATATTTATGTACCTCCaaaaaaatttacaattaatgaaaatgtaacTGTAAATACAGGAAATTCTACGATAATGCTAAGACCTAAGTCGGAAACTGGAGCGATCGTACCTTTAggagcagttttaaaaaaatattccaaCTTCCAAATTTTCTTAAATTCAGCACTTCTAGTATTCCTGACACCCAATCTatatcaaattttattcaaGGTAATATCTGGAAACAAAAAATGGTCGGAAAAATGGATGAAAAGAGCTTATACATTCCATATTTTCTCTATTTTGATGATTTCGAATGCAATAACCCCCTCGGTAGTCATGCTGGAATCCATTCTATTGCTGCTACCTATTACACATTTCCAACGTTGTCAGCAGATCATGCCTCACTATTAGAAAATATATTTGTTGCAATGTTACATAAATCGTCTTGCAAAAGTCATGGAAATGCTGCAATTTATTACGAACTTATAAGGGAGTTGAAGAGTTTAGAACAAGACGGCATAGATTTAGAAACCAGTGAAGGTAATATTAAAGTATATTTTATACTAGGGATGATTATTGGGGATAATTTAGGACTAAACACTGTTCTGGGCTTTGCTAAATCATTTTCTAGTAACTATTATTGTAGAATATGTAAGGCTCATAAAAATATAATGGGAAAACAATGTAAGCAAGATGACGGTTTAATGCGAAACCAACACAATTATAGCACTGATGTCGAAATCAACAATGTTACAATGACAGGTATAAGTGAACAGTGTGTATTTAATGATATTAGCAGTTTTCATGTTGTTGATAATTTATGTGTTGACATTATGCACGATATATTTGAAGGCGTTTGTCATTATGATCTGACTCACATTATTCTGTATTTTACAGAAAGCATAACATTGTTCACTTTAGTCAACTTGAATAATAGGTTACAATTATTTGACTACGGACCTAGTGAGCTAAATGATAGATGTggaataataaaacatgaacatTTAATGAAAAGCAAATTTAATATGTCTGCATCTGAAATGATGTTCTTTGTACATATATTTCCTTTGTTGGTGGGAGACTTAATACCTGAAGATGACAAAGTATGGCAATTTTTTCTTACACTGCTAGAAATTATTGACATTTTACTTTGTAGGGATATCGATAATTGCACACTATTGTATTTAGAAACCTTAATAAGTGAACATCACGAAAGTTATGTCAAACTATTTCACGACAACTTAAAACCGAAGCACCATTTTATGGTACATTATCCGCATGTCATAAAGCAAGTAGGACCTTTAAGACTAACATGGTGTATGCGATTCGAAGCCAAACACAAACAATTGAAAAGAACGGCATCTCTTATAACGTCTAGGAAAAATTTGCCATTGACTTTATTAATAAAAGAACAATTGACTCTTGCTCACAGACTTTACACTGGAAAAGGATGTGAAACAAGAATCGAGTTGGGTACTAGGACATCTGACACACTGAATAGTATTTATGAATATATTAAAGATGATATAATTTCTGACGATGTCAATTTAGCAAATGCTTTTAATTGGGTTTATTATAACGGTATAAAATATGTACCAGGAATGATTCTAATAATTTCTAATAGGACATGCTACAATTTTTTAAAGATAAAATTTATTTGCGTTTCCCTATCAAGTAAAAGCATTTATTTTCTAACAGAACAAATTGATTACATCGGATTCAATTATCACTTGCAAGCACACCATCTACATCAACGAGAAACTGGTTTATATAAACTAATTATGCCACAAGATCTGATTTACGCACCAACTCATTGTCATATTATGTCTAATGGAGACTCTTACTGCAGAATCAAATATATTTAGTGTCAAAATCTTTACGggcaatttttttatactgaTTGATGTAATATTCTACTGTTCACCAAAATTTGTAGTTTTCAGCAAttcttttaaattaatttgttcctaatagtgaaataaaaaaaaagattaataaGGACTAAAACTATTCTAAGAAGCATAAAAACTTACACGATATTTATCTATGCATCAGTCGCTCACTCCAGAGATAATGGCCAGGGAGCGAAACTTTGGTGCCGATAACAGACGAATGACGTCAAGCTAAAAAATATAGTCAATAGTGTTTATATgttttcccgtgtggtgacgggttaagaatttcaccaccccctttcttcccgtgggtatcgtaaaAGTCGATtgagggatatgggttaaattgtggcgtaggtaagaggctggcaacctgtcaccgcaatgtcacaatttcgttttcattcaaccccttatttgccaagagtggcactgaaacttgagtagtttcatgtgctcgaTACGTAGCCTTTATGTTTTTATGTATGTAGACTATGGATACCTGATTATGTCTAGTCTAGTTTGATTAAAAAGAtgtaatattatgttaaaattttaagCGTCCTGCATACTTCGTATCGTAATCCAACGAAACTGTGTTTTTTTCATTTACTTGAGGAATGCATCATCAGATGCAGTgactgacgtcagaatgactgcccacatttattattattctataTACTATGATTGACTACCCATTTgctacatacataaaatatttttttccagattttttaaagcaaaaaatataattttgtaagCAAAATGTTTTACACATGTACGTACATATAGTTGAAACATAAActaaactttctttcaaacgaAGCCCGTTGCAATCGTTGCAGCCAGATAAAAAATTAGCCAAATGCTTATCTTATTACCGGCAGCAATAAATGCCAGTCTATAGGTATTTTCTGGTCTGGTTCCACTTATCCAAAATGTCAATCCATGGTTCTTTGTTAACTTTCAACCACAACTAATATTCCTCGGCCACTTCTGGTGAAATATCATTATCAGATCCTGGTTATGAAAAATTACCCACAtgatcaataaataatacagtTTAATACTTAGCTGATTACTAGGGTGTTGCTTATTTTATCGATTTTAAAATGTTCTATGTCTCACCCCTAAAAATGTTCTCTGCCACTAAAaaacgtgtattttttttttttcaattttttccgtTGGATACCTTCGTCGCTACCACACACTGAAAATTTTGATACCTCATACaaaatagccgggtccacaccgGCCGCACGCCTTGCGAGGCAGTGCCTTGCGCGCAAAACGTCTGTGCTCATGCGAGCACGTTTGCCTCTCCTTTAAATTAGCTCGCcaagatggcggccctcggTCAGCTGTCAAATATTTCTGCACGAGAGCACATATTTATTGCCGTAAATCGTGAACGATTtactattctttttttttccttattcaAAAGGTCGCCGTCTTGCCAAACAAATTTGCTCGGGCGAGGCAAACGTGCGCGCATGAGCACGGATGTTTTGCGCGCGAGGCGTGCGGCCAGTGCGAACCCGGCTATATGTTGTATGAAGAATCAAAATTTTCGATATGTGGTAGCGACCCCTAAAATATaacggaaaattaaaaaaaaaatacaatgattTTTTAGTAGCAGAGAAAAATTTGAGGGGGTGAGACGTAAAACATTTTAACTCTTATGAAATAAGCAACACCCTACTGATTACGGTAGCGGTAGGTATTAGTTTCGCTTGTGCATGTGCAGgaacaaaattatgatttttctcCTACTTTCCGACTGAGGATGTAATATTTCTTCTGTATTttatcatgtaaataaatgttaaCACAAAGTTGAAAACAAACAAAGTAATGAAAATAGTTAATTTCAATACCGCTGAATCCAGTATGAGTAGTACAAAGCATACTAATATATATCCTATGCTCATTTTAAGACTAGACCATTACGTAAGGATATCGAggattgtatttttttcttcagCAATAAATGCCAGTCTGTATTTTCAGGTCTGGTTCCACTTATCAAAGTAAATAGttgcataaattaaaaaaactactGCTATGTAGGACCAACGAGCAGGGACTTGCAACATAGTCCCTGCTCGTTGGTCCGACAGCAATCACCAGCGGTTGGAAAGTGGTTCCTCTGGCTAGATGCATTTTCTGGTATTGCTCCAGTTTGGTTTTAATTTCACTCTGGTTCtgcaacaaaaatattattctgTGCGCGATTCTTAGAGATGACGCGCGCGATTTTTGAGAGCGCAGCGTCCTACTTTCCAACTGGGGATGTAATATCCTGTATTTTATCATGTAaacgaaaaactcattggtaggagccggggatcgaacccgcgacctccggattgaaagtcacatgctcttaccactaggctaccag
It encodes the following:
- the LOC125231336 gene encoding uncharacterized protein LOC125231336, which gives rise to MAEAAEVCSEEEDNRIIGLNYLNEWGLSPTTIQRFADNDIGFTLMEEIQDAELKELVPNLKERILFKKGLQKIRGIIHETASEDTASISDELVSPSSPSSTISSGISEWGTEKSHETYYIPSRRVGEKTYIPAQAKLPTRYRNQIRVLRKAGVKPLPTSSDNSSDTNDDNIPGSSAAGISPEVAEEYKLWLKFNKEPWTDILDKWNQTRKYRLAYIAEERYTILDILTEWPSLKMSLGYKLVEADFDAMHPHCELNLFKKWPLFMAKARPILKNLKSPDVNLLDEELEEDARDYIFFKLMSYKMPPTVKVPIKENGKKRFYKPSIVESQNSFILHVTNQSEIKTKLEQYQKMHLARGTTFQPLVIVVGPTSRDLQHFYVAVESVLYKVDQLLKAVDVCFKLFNTVNLQYPLECLSVWQFIQRFFYDFQNKNDKKISCVYCFISDLM